Proteins encoded within one genomic window of Gadus macrocephalus chromosome 18, ASM3116895v1:
- the si:ch211-214e3.5 gene encoding zinc finger protein 518A isoform X1 has product MASQPMTHSLPPAAHRDFPEPSVSLVVADRSSTRMRLSWPRSLTCESEEEKKDSCSGEAMEQDLSTADHPSLNDNTSKTEEESNEMKDFVYKHLRVVTEQSNGTLQCKPDDYAIEETSTRKTLKVIRKSRKNTQGAVFTGNILSFSCSVCKDDFTYSPNDLLKHFKKSHKDSLPSYPCDLCSFVTNEFPDLQRHRIGHRNTLVTCEICNNKVQYSLLMLTRHYIMCHSLNGRFQCEKCEFKTLDAGTFVQHIHHHNEGRFKCLKCPHVSLNKDEYQRHLNVHASKLSFNCPICGYVSERIDFFKNHMNNTHGEVTEDWINGPRAQEDEATANSSAAIKLKEDSRSSRRLSKRNCVSGKLIKDVHLLKPEKSSEETLQFDKLAAKKNKNGSKSHNATEQQAASESKPPIQLIMPDCGNSLETSQNNPNGLVIKLKNKISIPPNCTTKVIGFKVVDGKKHLVLKVLPASKVDLPTEDHSQTKDFVGNIRTCNSEGLTNPRCTSSENISASTHVFQDDIVAVKVKVEEEEIPLIGLTPAVQEDECREQAEIEQNGSPKYFAQSSTILTMENKMDHPKEKNDVNSNSIPVKTNPNLTSLSKSKIHNVRPLLTSIEVDLPTDIHERLLDTATNSLVTESSENHRDFSTSGEIISFQIGSKHDLTKGDQNCTQKTSTCAMPLPEMHSSSASYSMEHTMPGKNSLINTPNEKVFSFHNYSKESSDISPHSPNFDSWTEIPTESFAHESSQVSLQLAQTPKSSSKSGHGSNANPGTNGPPHHGLNESMPEIDTDHGQGKMYAEEQTTEETPESIFQDFNIIKVEEDYIPVSNPQQESNSLGHPCHDKSILIVKQHSDAIINHQLNKEKNKERLGTCPDSIESGKQAKTTLRFFQIPEGKQQMLLQTAENKYAIPVPLKGNRSFKLITKSNSPRINVSYMKPGFEFSSNPTGLVPAKTGREVGMEKPLLRTSKTGITSVSAVPPNVGTISNHYLLNSTGFNGPVLVSKTGHGTPVDRPSAGKTQQTCYLVKRSLQVAKPPNNVGFTLASSQVPLSSCQMLAMPLNPAIKSNILPDGRQAYLVRYVSQAKSGKISSNLESQTLTQAKKNGESTGSKVLYRIVTPTSGLFAGIVPTANEEPLFLAPRSQSDQSKKNNDMAFTCVKSIFPVQRLSAEHDFVSGIFQSQSNLENPWPIRPPSQRKRRRKALFDELPMHKARRLANKTLTTEVCHPLSKDIERKLRLYPFSSLQQIKCPRRHQPVVVLNHPDADIPEVASIMKSVNRYRGAVTKVSLSHQTVEALSVHNQMGLTGKKPIAKCLPPASNGSRLQLDRSSVRERFLLKLKLKKKGRRKYEVVKTLSSCGGKPIFDCWFCGRLFHSQEDWIGHGQRHLMEATRDWNKLF; this is encoded by the exons ATGGCGTCCCAGCCCATGACTCACAGCCTCCCGCCCGCTGCCCACCGTGAC TTTCCTGAACCAAGTGTGAGCCTCGTAGTGGCGGACCGGAGCAGTACCCGGATGAGACTGTCATGGCCGCGATCGTTGACCTGCGAAAGTGAGGAGGAAAAGAAAG ATTCCTGCAGTGGTGAAGCGATGGAGCAAGACCTTTCAACGGCTGACCACCCTTCACTAAACGACAACACTTCTAAAACGGAAGAAGAAAGCAATGAGATGAAAGACTTTGTTTACAAGCATTTACGAGTAGTTACTGAACAATCGAATGGGACACTCCAATGCAAGCCTGATGACTACGCAATAGAGGAGACTTCAACTCGCAAAACTCTAAAAGTGATTAGGAAATCACGTAAAAACACACAGGGCGCTGTTTTCACAGGAAATATTCTGAGCTTCAGCTGTTCCGTGTGTAAAGATGATTTTACATACAGTCCCAATGACCTCCTTAAGCATTTTAAAAAGTCTCATAAGGACAGCCTTCCTTCGTATCCTTGTGATCTGTGTAGCTTCGTCACAAATGAATTCCCTGATCTTCAGCGCCATCGGATTGGACACAGAAATACCCTGGTTACATGTGAGATCTGCAATAACAAAGTTCAGTACTCTCTGTTAATGCTCACCAGGCACTACATCATGTGCCACAGTTTGAACGGGCGCTTTCAGTGTGAAAAGTGTGAGTTTAAAACTCTGGATGCAGGCACATTTGTCCAGCACATTCACCATCATAACGAGGGACGCTTCAAATGTTTAAAATGCCCCCATGTGAGCTTGAACAAAGACGAATACCAGAGACACTTGAATGTTCACGCAAGTAAACTCTCATTCAATTGTCCAATATGTGGCTATGTTTCAGAGAGGATTGATTTTTTCAAAAACCACATGAATAATACTCATGGTGAAGTGACCGAAGATTGGATAAATGGGCCGAGAGCTCAAGAGGATGAGGCCACAGCAAATTCATCTGCAGCTATTAAACTAAAAGAAGACTCAAGGAGTTCTCGAAGGTTATCAAAACGGAATTGTGTCTCTGGGAAATTGATCAAAGATGTACATTTGTTAAAACCTGAAAAGAGTTCAGAAGAGACACTGCAGTTTGACAAGTTGGCAGCGAAAAAGAACAAAAATGGCAGCAAAAGCCATAATGCTACAGAACAGCAGGCTGCCAGTGAATCAAAACCACCAATACAATTAATCATGCCAGATTGTGGGAACTCTTTAGAGACGAGTCAAAATAACCCCAATGGACTTGTTATCAagcttaaaaacaaaatatctATACCCCCGAATTGCACCACTAAAGTAATTGGTTTCAAGGTGGTTGATGGCAAAAAGCATTTGGTTCTCAAAGTCCTGCCAGCTTCAAAAGTAGATTTGCCCACAGAGGATCATTCTCAAACAAAAGACTTTGTAGGAAATATACGAACATGCAACAGCGAGGGTTTGACAAACCCTCGCTGTACTTCTTCGGAAAACATCAGTGCTTCTACACACGTTTTTCAGGATGATATTGTGGCAGTAAAAGTTAAGGTTGAGGAGGAAGAAATCCCTCTTATTGGCCTCACTCCAGCTGTCCAGGAAGATGAATGTAGAGAACAGGCAGAAATTGAACAAAATGGCTCCCCAAAGTACTTTGCTCAATCCAGTACAATACTTACTATGGAAAATAAGATGGATCAccccaaagaaaaaaatgatgTTAATTCAAATTCAATCCCTGTTAAGACAAACCCCAACCTGACCTCTCTTAGTAAATCTAAAATACACAATGTGAGGCCTCTTTTAACATCGATTGAGGTTGACTTGCCCACAGATATCCATGAAAGATTATTGGATACAGCAACTAACTCATTGGTAACAGAGTCGTCTGAAAACCACAGAGACTTCAGCACTAGTGGGGAGATAATATCTTTCCAAATTGGAAGCAAACATGATCTCACTAAAGGTGATCAGAATTGCACACAAAAAACTTCAACATGTGCAATGCCACTTCCAGAGATGCATTCTAGTTCTGCTAGCTACTCTATGGAACATACCATGCCGGGTAAAAACTCACTTATAAATACCCCCAACGAAAAGGTATTTAGTTTTCATAATTATTCAAAAGAATCATCAGACATTTCACCTCATTCACCTAACTTTGACAGTTGGACTGAAATTCCAACAGAATCGTTTGCTCATGAATCCTCTCAGGTGAGTTTACAATTGGCACAAACTCCAAAATCATCTAGCAAATCTGGACATGGGAGTAATGCAAATCCAGGGACTAATGGGCCTCCCCATCATGGGTTAAATGAATCAATGCCAGAGATTGACACTGACCATGGCCAGGGCAAAATGTATGCTGAAGAACAAACTACTGAAGAGACACCCGAGTCAATTTTTCAAGACTTTAATATCATCAAAGTTGAAGAGGATTATATACCTGTGTCTAATCCTCAACAAGAAAGCAACAGTTTGGGCCACCCGTGCCATGATAAAAGCATTCTGATAGTGAAACAACATTCTGATGCAATCATTAACCACCAGCTTAATAAAGAGAAGAATAAAGAAAGGCTAGGAACTTGTCCTGATAGCATTGAATCTGGAAAGCAAGCAAAAACAACGCTACGCTTTTTTCAGATCCCAGAGGGTAAGCAGCAAATGCTATTGCAAACTGCAGAAAACAAATATGCTATCCCAGTGCCACTCAAGGGGAACAGAAGTTTCAAACTGATAACTAAGTCAAATAGTCCTCGGATCAATGTATCTTACATGAAGCCAGGTTTTGAATTCTCAAGTAACCCTACTGGGTTGGTTCCTGCCAAAACTGGCAGAGAGGTAGGAATGGAAAAACCCCTCTTGAGGACTAGTAAAACAGGGATTACATCTGTTTCTGCGGTGCCGCCAAACGTAGGCACAATCTCAAACCATTACCTTCTCAACAGTACAGGATTTAATGGACCTGTTCTTGTTTCTAAAACAGGACACGGTACACCAGTGGACAGGCCGTCTGCTGGGAAAACACAACAGACATGCTATTTGGTAAAAAGGTCACTTCAAGTTGCGAAGCCCCCAAATAATGTTGGTTTCACGTTGGCCAGCTCACAGGTACCGCTTTCTTCGTGTCAAATGCTGGCAATGCCACTGAACCCTGCAATAAAATCCAACATTTTGCCAGACGGGCGTCAAGCTTACCTGGTAAGGTATGTCTCACAAGCAAAGTCTGGCAAAATTTCGAGTAATCTTGAAAGCCAGACTTTGACTCAGGCAAAGAAAAATGGTGAAAGCACTGGATCCAAAGTCTTGTATAGGATTGTCACACCTACCAGTGGGCTATTTGCAGGCATTGTACCAACTGCCAATGAGGAGCCTTTATTTCTTGCTCCTCGTTCACAGAGTGATCagtcaaaaaaaaacaatgatatGGCTTTCACTTGTGTGAAAAGTATTTTCcctgtacagagactatcagcagaacatgattttgtgtctgGTATTTTTCAGTCCCAATCAAATTTAGAAAATCCATGGCCAATTCGGCCACCAAGCCAAAGGAAAAGACGGAGGAAGGCACTTTTTGACGAGCTTCCAATGCATAAAGCTAGAAGACTTGCAAACAAAACACTGACTACAGAAGTATGTCATCCTCTATCCAAAGACATTGAGAGAAAACTGAGACTCTACCCTTTCAGTTCACTACAGCAGATCAAGTGCCCTCGCAGACATCAACCTGTTGTTGTGCTTAACCATCCAGATGCTGATATTCCTGAAGTGGCTAGCATCATGAAGTCAGTTAATCGATACAGAGGAGCCGTCACTAAAGTCTCACTTTCTCATCAAACTGTAGAGGCTCTATCTGTACACAACCAAATGGGGTTAACAGGGAAAAAGCCAATTGCCAAATGTCTGCCCCCTGCAAGCAATGGCTCTAGATTGCAACTGGATCGGAGTTCTGTTCGTGAACGATTTCTTCTGAAACTGAAGTTGAAGAAAAAAGGAAGGAGAAAGTATGAAGTCGTGAAGACTTTATCAAGCTGTGGTGGGAAGCCCATTTTTGACTGTTGGTTTTGTGGCCGGCTTTTCCACAGCCAAGAGGACTGGATTGGTCATGGTCAGAGGCATCTTATGGAGGCTACGAGAGACTGGAACAAATTATTCTGA
- the si:ch211-214e3.5 gene encoding zinc finger protein 518A isoform X2, with protein MEQDLSTADHPSLNDNTSKTEEESNEMKDFVYKHLRVVTEQSNGTLQCKPDDYAIEETSTRKTLKVIRKSRKNTQGAVFTGNILSFSCSVCKDDFTYSPNDLLKHFKKSHKDSLPSYPCDLCSFVTNEFPDLQRHRIGHRNTLVTCEICNNKVQYSLLMLTRHYIMCHSLNGRFQCEKCEFKTLDAGTFVQHIHHHNEGRFKCLKCPHVSLNKDEYQRHLNVHASKLSFNCPICGYVSERIDFFKNHMNNTHGEVTEDWINGPRAQEDEATANSSAAIKLKEDSRSSRRLSKRNCVSGKLIKDVHLLKPEKSSEETLQFDKLAAKKNKNGSKSHNATEQQAASESKPPIQLIMPDCGNSLETSQNNPNGLVIKLKNKISIPPNCTTKVIGFKVVDGKKHLVLKVLPASKVDLPTEDHSQTKDFVGNIRTCNSEGLTNPRCTSSENISASTHVFQDDIVAVKVKVEEEEIPLIGLTPAVQEDECREQAEIEQNGSPKYFAQSSTILTMENKMDHPKEKNDVNSNSIPVKTNPNLTSLSKSKIHNVRPLLTSIEVDLPTDIHERLLDTATNSLVTESSENHRDFSTSGEIISFQIGSKHDLTKGDQNCTQKTSTCAMPLPEMHSSSASYSMEHTMPGKNSLINTPNEKVFSFHNYSKESSDISPHSPNFDSWTEIPTESFAHESSQVSLQLAQTPKSSSKSGHGSNANPGTNGPPHHGLNESMPEIDTDHGQGKMYAEEQTTEETPESIFQDFNIIKVEEDYIPVSNPQQESNSLGHPCHDKSILIVKQHSDAIINHQLNKEKNKERLGTCPDSIESGKQAKTTLRFFQIPEGKQQMLLQTAENKYAIPVPLKGNRSFKLITKSNSPRINVSYMKPGFEFSSNPTGLVPAKTGREVGMEKPLLRTSKTGITSVSAVPPNVGTISNHYLLNSTGFNGPVLVSKTGHGTPVDRPSAGKTQQTCYLVKRSLQVAKPPNNVGFTLASSQVPLSSCQMLAMPLNPAIKSNILPDGRQAYLVRYVSQAKSGKISSNLESQTLTQAKKNGESTGSKVLYRIVTPTSGLFAGIVPTANEEPLFLAPRSQSDQSKKNNDMAFTCVKSIFPVQRLSAEHDFVSGIFQSQSNLENPWPIRPPSQRKRRRKALFDELPMHKARRLANKTLTTEVCHPLSKDIERKLRLYPFSSLQQIKCPRRHQPVVVLNHPDADIPEVASIMKSVNRYRGAVTKVSLSHQTVEALSVHNQMGLTGKKPIAKCLPPASNGSRLQLDRSSVRERFLLKLKLKKKGRRKYEVVKTLSSCGGKPIFDCWFCGRLFHSQEDWIGHGQRHLMEATRDWNKLF; from the coding sequence ATGGAGCAAGACCTTTCAACGGCTGACCACCCTTCACTAAACGACAACACTTCTAAAACGGAAGAAGAAAGCAATGAGATGAAAGACTTTGTTTACAAGCATTTACGAGTAGTTACTGAACAATCGAATGGGACACTCCAATGCAAGCCTGATGACTACGCAATAGAGGAGACTTCAACTCGCAAAACTCTAAAAGTGATTAGGAAATCACGTAAAAACACACAGGGCGCTGTTTTCACAGGAAATATTCTGAGCTTCAGCTGTTCCGTGTGTAAAGATGATTTTACATACAGTCCCAATGACCTCCTTAAGCATTTTAAAAAGTCTCATAAGGACAGCCTTCCTTCGTATCCTTGTGATCTGTGTAGCTTCGTCACAAATGAATTCCCTGATCTTCAGCGCCATCGGATTGGACACAGAAATACCCTGGTTACATGTGAGATCTGCAATAACAAAGTTCAGTACTCTCTGTTAATGCTCACCAGGCACTACATCATGTGCCACAGTTTGAACGGGCGCTTTCAGTGTGAAAAGTGTGAGTTTAAAACTCTGGATGCAGGCACATTTGTCCAGCACATTCACCATCATAACGAGGGACGCTTCAAATGTTTAAAATGCCCCCATGTGAGCTTGAACAAAGACGAATACCAGAGACACTTGAATGTTCACGCAAGTAAACTCTCATTCAATTGTCCAATATGTGGCTATGTTTCAGAGAGGATTGATTTTTTCAAAAACCACATGAATAATACTCATGGTGAAGTGACCGAAGATTGGATAAATGGGCCGAGAGCTCAAGAGGATGAGGCCACAGCAAATTCATCTGCAGCTATTAAACTAAAAGAAGACTCAAGGAGTTCTCGAAGGTTATCAAAACGGAATTGTGTCTCTGGGAAATTGATCAAAGATGTACATTTGTTAAAACCTGAAAAGAGTTCAGAAGAGACACTGCAGTTTGACAAGTTGGCAGCGAAAAAGAACAAAAATGGCAGCAAAAGCCATAATGCTACAGAACAGCAGGCTGCCAGTGAATCAAAACCACCAATACAATTAATCATGCCAGATTGTGGGAACTCTTTAGAGACGAGTCAAAATAACCCCAATGGACTTGTTATCAagcttaaaaacaaaatatctATACCCCCGAATTGCACCACTAAAGTAATTGGTTTCAAGGTGGTTGATGGCAAAAAGCATTTGGTTCTCAAAGTCCTGCCAGCTTCAAAAGTAGATTTGCCCACAGAGGATCATTCTCAAACAAAAGACTTTGTAGGAAATATACGAACATGCAACAGCGAGGGTTTGACAAACCCTCGCTGTACTTCTTCGGAAAACATCAGTGCTTCTACACACGTTTTTCAGGATGATATTGTGGCAGTAAAAGTTAAGGTTGAGGAGGAAGAAATCCCTCTTATTGGCCTCACTCCAGCTGTCCAGGAAGATGAATGTAGAGAACAGGCAGAAATTGAACAAAATGGCTCCCCAAAGTACTTTGCTCAATCCAGTACAATACTTACTATGGAAAATAAGATGGATCAccccaaagaaaaaaatgatgTTAATTCAAATTCAATCCCTGTTAAGACAAACCCCAACCTGACCTCTCTTAGTAAATCTAAAATACACAATGTGAGGCCTCTTTTAACATCGATTGAGGTTGACTTGCCCACAGATATCCATGAAAGATTATTGGATACAGCAACTAACTCATTGGTAACAGAGTCGTCTGAAAACCACAGAGACTTCAGCACTAGTGGGGAGATAATATCTTTCCAAATTGGAAGCAAACATGATCTCACTAAAGGTGATCAGAATTGCACACAAAAAACTTCAACATGTGCAATGCCACTTCCAGAGATGCATTCTAGTTCTGCTAGCTACTCTATGGAACATACCATGCCGGGTAAAAACTCACTTATAAATACCCCCAACGAAAAGGTATTTAGTTTTCATAATTATTCAAAAGAATCATCAGACATTTCACCTCATTCACCTAACTTTGACAGTTGGACTGAAATTCCAACAGAATCGTTTGCTCATGAATCCTCTCAGGTGAGTTTACAATTGGCACAAACTCCAAAATCATCTAGCAAATCTGGACATGGGAGTAATGCAAATCCAGGGACTAATGGGCCTCCCCATCATGGGTTAAATGAATCAATGCCAGAGATTGACACTGACCATGGCCAGGGCAAAATGTATGCTGAAGAACAAACTACTGAAGAGACACCCGAGTCAATTTTTCAAGACTTTAATATCATCAAAGTTGAAGAGGATTATATACCTGTGTCTAATCCTCAACAAGAAAGCAACAGTTTGGGCCACCCGTGCCATGATAAAAGCATTCTGATAGTGAAACAACATTCTGATGCAATCATTAACCACCAGCTTAATAAAGAGAAGAATAAAGAAAGGCTAGGAACTTGTCCTGATAGCATTGAATCTGGAAAGCAAGCAAAAACAACGCTACGCTTTTTTCAGATCCCAGAGGGTAAGCAGCAAATGCTATTGCAAACTGCAGAAAACAAATATGCTATCCCAGTGCCACTCAAGGGGAACAGAAGTTTCAAACTGATAACTAAGTCAAATAGTCCTCGGATCAATGTATCTTACATGAAGCCAGGTTTTGAATTCTCAAGTAACCCTACTGGGTTGGTTCCTGCCAAAACTGGCAGAGAGGTAGGAATGGAAAAACCCCTCTTGAGGACTAGTAAAACAGGGATTACATCTGTTTCTGCGGTGCCGCCAAACGTAGGCACAATCTCAAACCATTACCTTCTCAACAGTACAGGATTTAATGGACCTGTTCTTGTTTCTAAAACAGGACACGGTACACCAGTGGACAGGCCGTCTGCTGGGAAAACACAACAGACATGCTATTTGGTAAAAAGGTCACTTCAAGTTGCGAAGCCCCCAAATAATGTTGGTTTCACGTTGGCCAGCTCACAGGTACCGCTTTCTTCGTGTCAAATGCTGGCAATGCCACTGAACCCTGCAATAAAATCCAACATTTTGCCAGACGGGCGTCAAGCTTACCTGGTAAGGTATGTCTCACAAGCAAAGTCTGGCAAAATTTCGAGTAATCTTGAAAGCCAGACTTTGACTCAGGCAAAGAAAAATGGTGAAAGCACTGGATCCAAAGTCTTGTATAGGATTGTCACACCTACCAGTGGGCTATTTGCAGGCATTGTACCAACTGCCAATGAGGAGCCTTTATTTCTTGCTCCTCGTTCACAGAGTGATCagtcaaaaaaaaacaatgatatGGCTTTCACTTGTGTGAAAAGTATTTTCcctgtacagagactatcagcagaacatgattttgtgtctgGTATTTTTCAGTCCCAATCAAATTTAGAAAATCCATGGCCAATTCGGCCACCAAGCCAAAGGAAAAGACGGAGGAAGGCACTTTTTGACGAGCTTCCAATGCATAAAGCTAGAAGACTTGCAAACAAAACACTGACTACAGAAGTATGTCATCCTCTATCCAAAGACATTGAGAGAAAACTGAGACTCTACCCTTTCAGTTCACTACAGCAGATCAAGTGCCCTCGCAGACATCAACCTGTTGTTGTGCTTAACCATCCAGATGCTGATATTCCTGAAGTGGCTAGCATCATGAAGTCAGTTAATCGATACAGAGGAGCCGTCACTAAAGTCTCACTTTCTCATCAAACTGTAGAGGCTCTATCTGTACACAACCAAATGGGGTTAACAGGGAAAAAGCCAATTGCCAAATGTCTGCCCCCTGCAAGCAATGGCTCTAGATTGCAACTGGATCGGAGTTCTGTTCGTGAACGATTTCTTCTGAAACTGAAGTTGAAGAAAAAAGGAAGGAGAAAGTATGAAGTCGTGAAGACTTTATCAAGCTGTGGTGGGAAGCCCATTTTTGACTGTTGGTTTTGTGGCCGGCTTTTCCACAGCCAAGAGGACTGGATTGGTCATGGTCAGAGGCATCTTATGGAGGCTACGAGAGACTGGAACAAATTATTCTGA